One Myxococcales bacterium genomic window, TCCGCAACCCACGCGAGCTCCGAACGCTCGAACGTGGCGAGGGCGGCGCGCAACTTCGAATGCATGCGGCGAGCCTACGGGGCCGCTGGGGACAACGTCAACGGCAGCCAATGGCGGGTTCGGCGATGCGCTGCGCGCTCGGGCGCGCAATGGGGAACGAGGCACGACCGGCGACTGACTTGCTAGCCGCAGACAACCGTCGAGGGGCGCCCGGCGGCTTGGCTGCGCGCGGTCACCGGGGCCAAGAGCCCATGGCCGAGAGCCGCTCCTCCCACGCGGCCTCGAGGGCGACCTTGGGCAAGGCGAAGGGGCGCGAGCGTGCGGTGTAATCGACGCTCCAAAGCGGATCGGTCGCGAAGCAAGCGCTCGGGGGATCTACGGCGCGAAGCTTCTCGTGAGCGCTATCAAGGTCGCGCCGTGGGACGGGCAGCCCGTCCCGCTGGCGCCCGGAAATCTCTGAGAGCGCCTTCACGGCCGGTAACGCCTGCGCTGCGAGCCCCCCACAACGAGCCGCGACACGCGCAAGCACCGCAGACACCGCCTCGCCTCGCGCGCGATGACACTGGGCCGCGGCCCACAGCTCGTGGGGCTTCGCCCACTCGAGCGTAGGGGCCCCGGAACAGGCTTCCACGATCGCTTGGGTGAGCGACGCACCTCTTTCGAGCTCATAGCGTGCGTCTAGAAACACGGATGCTTCGAGCCCCGTCAGCGTGCGCGCGCCATGACCACCGTAGGGAAGTTGTTCCTGCCAGCGAAGGTCCGGGAGACGAAACGAGAGCCGGTATCGATTCGGGCCAGCCGCCTCGACACTCTTCCATGAGCACGACTCTTTGGTCGGGTCGACGAGGGCGGCGAAGAACTGACGCCCCTGAAGGGGCGCTGGCTCTGCAAGTGGAGCCGGCTCTAGGCGGTCGCCGTACTTGGCGAACGTGAGGGGAACAGACTTTCCTGGCGCTGGCGGTAAAACCAACAGCTCCTCGGGCTGCGCATTCATCAACGCGAGCGGATCAGAGATAACGGCAGCGCCAGCGCCCGGCTCAAACACGACGCGAAACAGCGCCGCGTCCTTGTCTGGCACGACGCCAACGGCGCCCCCCTCCGTCCAGACGCATCGCCGATAGAGACGCTCCCCGATGCGCTGACGTTGATCGATGCGATCGCACGGCGATGCGCTTGGGCTCGGCGAACACGCGGGGCACTTGGCTTCGACACGAGAGGCGCCGTCGGTGCGCCCACACGCAAGAACCAGCGTGAACCAAAGCAGGGTTGTGCCTCGCACTGCACGAAGGTTTGGCACAAGCTCCGGCGACCGTCGAGATCGCGCGGCCTGGGCACGCGGAGGCCGCCTGGCCTTTTCGCGATGCGCGCCCTTGCTTGCTACGAAACCTACGTAGCCTTGGGCAACGACCTATGTCGAGCGGCCCAGCCTGGCTGGGGTGCTCGAGGGGAGCGTCCGGGCTCCCCTCGAACGCGGCGCCGCTCCTTTGGAGCGCGTCCGCACGAAGTGCGGAGGCATTAGCGGCGCCCTAGCGGAGAGAAGGGGATTCGAACCCCTGGTACCCTTGCGGGTACACCTGATTTCGAATCAGGCACCTTCGGCCGCTCGGTCATCTCTCCGCCGCGGAATTGACCGAGTTTTTGTCGCGGTGTCAAGCGCCTACGACGCGAACGGAGGACGCCAAACGTGAATCGCCCCACGGACCGATTCGGCGCGTGGGGCGAAGGCTTGGTCGCAGAGCCTGTCTAGCGGAGAGAGAGAGATTCGAACTCTCGGTACCCTTGCGAGTACACATGATTTCCAATCATGCACCTTCGGCCACTCGGTCATCTCTCCAACGCGCGGCCTAAACCGCGCGTGCCGACGAGGGTCTTATCACATCTTTTCGCCGCGATCGCGCTGACTTCAACCGCTCAGCCGTTGCCGGCGTCGGCCGGCGGCAGTCCGTAGAGCACGCCGCTCGCGCCCGAGTCGGGCGCGTCCGACCCTGCATCGACCGGGGCGCCGTAGAGCGGCGCGATGCCGCCATCGCCGTTGCCGCTGTCGCCGCCGCCCCCGGCGTCCGTCACCGGAGCGCCGTAGAGGGGAACGGCATTTCCGCCATCGGCGACGCCTGCGTCGGTCTTCCCCGCATCCGAGGCGGAAGATGACGTGTCGTCTGACGAGCACGCGGCCACAGCCAGCGAAGCCGTGAAGGCGTAGGCGGCCGCGCGACTCAAGCGGCCCGTCGCGCCGGGGATCACGCGCTTCGCGAGGTCGGCGGGGAGGGCGCTCGCGCAAAACGGACATGCGGTTTCAGCGATGGCCACGTGGCGCGCGCAAGCGGGGCAAGGAACGAGGGGAAGCGTCATGGGCCTCAGGTTAGCGGGGAACGCCCGTCGCGCCGCCGCGAAAACCGCGAGCCCCCGACGGTTGCTCCGCTCATGTGCGTGACATGGCGACGTCTCGGCTCATCGCCCCCACGCCCGCAAGGCCGCTTGGAGCGTCGCGTCAACGGCCACCGGCTCGCGCTGAGCACCCGCGGCGCTCTCCGAATGTTTAAGGGCCGCGAGCCGCTTTTCCATCATCGAGAGCGCCAGCGGATGCGTGGGACGGACGTCGGTCGTGCACAGGGGTTCGAGCGAGATGTCGCATAGCGACTGCCGTCGATCGGTTGCGTCGAGCAGGAAGCTCCCCCACCGCAGCGAGTGGCGACCCAAGACCGTCGCGAGCCGCGCGCGCCCGAGCGTCGTGAGCGGTGTCTGCGCCACGTCCCAAAGGTCGTGGCCCTCGAAGGCACGCGGCGCCGCGAGTCCAAGCGCCCCCAAGAGCGTCTTGGCCACGTCGACGTCGGCCGTCGCGCTCGCCACGGTTTGGCCGGCGGCAAATTGGCCAGGGGCTCGCACGATGAGCGGCGTCGTGAGAAGCATCTCGGTCGGGGCTTCGCCGTCACCGAAGGGGACCGGCGCCGCGCTGTTGACGCCCACGTCGCTGGTCACCATCACGAGCGAGCGATCGCCTCGACCCGTGTCTCTAAGGGCCACGAGAAGCCGGGCGAGGGCGCGATCTTGCTCCACCACGGCCGCCGCATGGAGCGCGAAGGCGCGCGTGCGATCGGCGTCGCTGAACCGAAGCTGCGGCGGCACACGCCGCGCTTTCGACATGAGCTCGGCCGCGTGTTTCGGGTCGAGACCGCCGGTGTACACCTCCGGCGGCATGCGCTTCTGTTCGTCGGCGGTCGCGCCCCAAGGAGGATGACCACCGCGCGCGTGAATGACGAGGAGCGCTCGCTCTCCCTTTCGAGCCTTCAGCCACTGAATCGCGTCGTCGAAGGGCTTGACGCCGCTGGCGTCGGCTTCCGGCGCACTCGGCGAGTACGTCTCCCAGGAGCGGTCGAAGCCAAACGGCGCCGAGGTCATCGGGTTGCCGGAGAACAAGGCCGTGACGACCCCAGCCTGGCGCGCCGCGTCGGCCACCGTGGTGACGGACGCCGGCAATCTCGCATCACCATCCTCCATGCGAATCGAGCGAGGGCCGCGGCCCGTCAGCATCGCCGCCACCGTGGCCGAAGCAAGCGTGCTCCCCACGCGATGCGACGCGAAGGACGTCCCTTCGCGCGCCAACTGAGAAAACCCCTCGGTGCCGAGGGTGCCGCCAAAGGCCGCGAGGCTTCTGGGGTCGACGGTGCCGAAGACCACAAGCACGGCCGTTTGCAGAGCGGCGCGCGGCGGCGTCGCCTCTCGCGGGCGGAGCGTGATGCGCGGCTCGCCGAGGAGAGCGCGCGCGCCCTTGGCCGCCTTGACGACGGCGAGCTCGATGGCGCCGAGCGTGCCGCCGGCGACGTGAGGGTCGAGGGAAAACGCTTGTCGGCTCGGATGGGTCGCCGACCCTTGCACCTTGCCCAGGAGTACCGGCGACGCGCGGTCGCGCTGGAGACGAACCTCGACCTCTACGTCGCCGCCGCCTTCCGCCGCGACCTCGACTTCGATCTGGCTCGCCGCCGGGAGGAAGCCCGTGCACCGGGCGTAGCCGCCGTTCTTGAGCGCCATGGCCTTTCGCATGGTGCCTGCGAAGGAGCGATCCACGATCACGTCGCGCGCCGTAGGGGCAGCGAAGTGCTTGTCCACCTCTCCAGCGGTCACGTGAATCCAATCGACCTCCGCCATCGCGTCACGCTCCGCTTTCGGCGGCGTGGCAAAGCGCACGGTGAGGTCGTTGAGACCGGCGTTGAGCAGCGTCGATGTTCCCCGCACGTCGGCGACCTGAATCGCTCCGCGCTCCAGCTTTGCGGAACCGAGCGGCTTGCCGTTCAGGTAGACGCTCGCGCTCTTTGCGGCGGCGCCTCGCCACCGAATCGCCACGGCGCTCGGCTCCACGAGCGCGCGCTCTTCGTCGGCGCTCACGAAGAACTGCGCCACGATGACTTTGTCGCGGATGCGCGCGAAGGTCGCGCCCTCCCGCTCAATGCGCTCCGGCGCAAGGTCTTCAAGGAAGGCGCCGCGCAAGGTGAGCCCCGGCTCACCGAAGTCCAGCAAGGGACCGCGATCGCCGAACGAGCAATCGGTCGTGCGCACGAGGTCGGCGTAGATGACGCGCGGCGCCTCGGCGGGCGACGCGCCGACGTTTGCGGCCGCGTCGCGACGAGCGGGGCCCGCGTCGGGCAACGCGTCGCCACGACAGGCCACGAGCGCGCACGCCGTGAGGAGGCTCGGTAGAGCCGCGTTCGTGGGCTTCATCATCGGCGTGGCACGGGGAGCATTCGGCCGCGACCGGAGACGCTACGAGGCGTTGCCGGCCCCGCCCGGGGGCTCGCTCCGTTTGATGAGGGGCAGCGGCAAGGAGCGCGATTCCTCTTCGAGCTTCGCGCGGAGCACGTCGGCCGCTGGCGATGATGGCGTCACGACGCGCGCCTCGTAGACGGTATCAAGCTCGGTCGCCGGCTCCTTGCGATGCAAGACAGCAGGGTCACCGGGCTCGCGAAGCTCGCGCATCACGGCGTCGGCGAGTGACGGCGGCAGCTCGTCGTCGGCGTCGACGACGGGCCGCCTGAGTTCGGGCCTCACGGAGGCGCGGGGCGGCGCCATGGAGGGCGCCTTGGGCGCGAGCGAGCGGCGAGGGAGCCCCTGCAACGCGGCGTGAACGGCCTCCACCGACGGCCCGAGGAGGTCTTCGCCCTCGACGCCTCGAACGCCCTTGACGACGCCCCTCACGGCGAGATCGACGAGCACGTCCTCGAGGAGCCACGGGTCGATCTCGCCCGCCAACAAGAGCTCCCGCGGTGACTCACCGGCCGCGATGCGTTCGATGAGCAAACGGGCTGGGGCCGGCGTGACCCTCAGGTACCCCTCCATCATGGTGAGGTCGAGCTGCACCCGATCGACGAAGATGGTCCGCGCGCCGGCGAGTGCGTGAGCCGCCCCGCGCGCCGTCGCGACGGGCTTCGCCAGGAGCGACGCGAGCGTCCCTTGAAGTTCACCGGTGGCCGGCCCCTCATGCGGCGCGACGACGAACCAACCAGCCGACGCGCCGAGCATCGACGCGATGACGCGTTCGCCGCGTTCGAAGCTGCCGTCGCCGCCGGTGCGCGTCACCCGGCGCGGCGCGCCGTCGTGGATGTCGACCTCGTAGAGGAAGCAAGCGTCGCGTATGGATACGCGGGAGCGAGGTCGCTGCTGGCAGACGATCTCGAGGAGCGAACGGACGGTGATGCCGTCGAGGCGACCGCGAACCTCGGCCCCGCCGCGAAGACGTTGCTCGACGCGCGACTTGGCCCAGAGCGCCTCGCGCACGCGCGCGATGACAGCTCGCGCGTCGCTCTCCTTGCGTAGGTAGGCGGAGGCGCTCACGCCGAGCTCGCGCACACGCTGGAGCAGATCCTCTTTCCACGAAAGGAGGATGATCGGCACGTCGCGGAGCGCGACGTCGCGCTTCAAGGCGCGCGAGAGGGCAAAGCCGTCGAGGCCAGGCATGAGGATGTCGCTCACGACGAGATCGGGCGCGATGCGAAACGCCATGTCGAGGGCCGTTTGGCCGTCGAGAGCTTCATGCACAATGCACCCGTTCGTCCGAAGCAGATCGGAGATGAACCAGGTCACGCCGGGGTCGTCGTCGGCGACGATGACCTTGCGACCTTCGAGCTGGACGTCGACGGCGGCGCCGCGTCCGCGCGAGCGCTCCGCCGCTGGGACCTCGGCGTGAAGCCAGGGCGCCAAGGTCAACGCGCCTTCGGGCCCCGTCGCAGTCATCCGCACGGCGCCGTCGCTTCGTGTGGCAACGATCTCGCGAATCCTCGCGATGGCGCCCCACATGGCGCCGTAGATCTCGGCGCCATCGCCGAAGGCCACGGAGCGCTTGAGCGATGCCGCATCGACGCCATCTAAGAGGGCACGACGCAGGTCGTTGCCGAGGCGCTCACTGAGCTCCTCCAGGCTGAGGCTCCCGAGCGTCACGCGCGGTGGGGCGCCGCTACGTTGCTCGGCGATTTCGGTGCACGCCTGCACAACCGCCGAGGGAGCGACGGGCTTCGACAACACGCGCGTGACGCCGAGGGCGACGTAGCGGCCCGCGTGCTCGCTCGCCGGGGCAACGAGGACCACGATAGGAATCGGTTCGGTCACCGGATCGTCGAGCAGCGCCTCGACGAGCTCAGCGCCGGCCGCCTTGTCACCATCGAGAACGATGACGTCGGGCAAGATCGAGCGCGCGAGCTCGAAGGCGAGCTGCTCGTCGTCGGTGCGTTCGCAGTCGAACTGGGCGCTCTCTTCCGGCAGTTCCGCGAGCGCCGCGGCGAGGTCTTCGTCGCCTATCACGAGGGCCGTATGGCGCGCGGCGCGCGGCGGCTCGCTCGCCGAACCCATGCGCGACGCTGGGTCGGCCCATGCCAGCGCCGGGAGGTCGTCCAAGAGCTTCGCCAGTGCTTCGACGTCGGGCGCCGTGGCCCGCCCCGCGGTCCCGGCCCGCTCCAAAATCGACTCCGCTTCGCTGAGCGCGTTGGCGAGGGCTTCGAAGCGCAGGAGCCGCGAGCCAGCGCCGAGCGCGTGGAGCTTGCGCCGAAGGTCATCGCGAGGCGCGCGCGCCGCCGGGTCCCGTTCGACGCCGCTCAAGACGACGCGTGCGTCGGCGACCTTTCGACCGAGGCTCGCGACGAAATCAGCGCGCGCCCCACCCAGTCGGCCACTTTTGCCATGGGCCCGTATCGCGTCCGTCGAGTCCGTCGTTCCGACGGCGTCGGTCGAGGCGGTCCCCTTCCCTTCGGTGCTTTCCCCAGTCATCGCTAGCACGTGACCTACCAGAGCCGCTTCGGGGCGGCTACTCTGCAGGGCCCGCGTCCCGCAGCCTCGCGCACGAATGATCTCCCCCCGCGTCCGCCCCGCAACCCTAGGCGACCTCGACAATCTGCTGGCGATTCACGTCGGCGCTTTTCCCGACGGTCGGAGCGTCGCTGCCCGACAGCGCAACTTCGAGCAGAACCCGCTCGGTCCGCTGGCGTCACTCCGCGTCCTAGACGTTGGGGGCGAGGCGCTGGCCCACGCGTTCCTCTTCTCGCTTGTCACCTTCTTCCGCGGGCGCGCCGTCGCGACCGCCGGCATCGCCTCGTTGGGCGTCG contains:
- a CDS encoding sulfatase-like hydrolase/transferase, whose product is MMKPTNAALPSLLTACALVACRGDALPDAGPARRDAAANVGASPAEAPRVIYADLVRTTDCSFGDRGPLLDFGEPGLTLRGAFLEDLAPERIEREGATFARIRDKVIVAQFFVSADEERALVEPSAVAIRWRGAAAKSASVYLNGKPLGSAKLERGAIQVADVRGTSTLLNAGLNDLTVRFATPPKAERDAMAEVDWIHVTAGEVDKHFAAPTARDVIVDRSFAGTMRKAMALKNGGYARCTGFLPAASQIEVEVAAEGGGDVEVEVRLQRDRASPVLLGKVQGSATHPSRQAFSLDPHVAGGTLGAIELAVVKAAKGARALLGEPRITLRPREATPPRAALQTAVLVVFGTVDPRSLAAFGGTLGTEGFSQLAREGTSFASHRVGSTLASATVAAMLTGRGPRSIRMEDGDARLPASVTTVADAARQAGVVTALFSGNPMTSAPFGFDRSWETYSPSAPEADASGVKPFDDAIQWLKARKGERALLVIHARGGHPPWGATADEQKRMPPEVYTGGLDPKHAAELMSKARRVPPQLRFSDADRTRAFALHAAAVVEQDRALARLLVALRDTGRGDRSLVMVTSDVGVNSAAPVPFGDGEAPTEMLLTTPLIVRAPGQFAAGQTVASATADVDVAKTLLGALGLAAPRAFEGHDLWDVAQTPLTTLGRARLATVLGRHSLRWGSFLLDATDRRQSLCDISLEPLCTTDVRPTHPLALSMMEKRLAALKHSESAAGAQREPVAVDATLQAALRAWGR